A genomic stretch from Spirochaetota bacterium includes:
- a CDS encoding ketol-acid reductoisomerase, which yields MGLDFESRIFKKEAVYLGKEKEYIVKGGRQLFSKLKQAFMGINQIGVIGWGSQGFAQSQNLRDSLKGTGINVKVGLRKGSASISSAEKAGFSANTNGIGELLQVVAESDLVIILISDAAQVELYPEIIKNIKPGATLGFSHGFLLGYINTEGISFPDNINIIGVCPKGMGLSVRRLYEQGKEIGGAGINTSFAIHRDVTGNAVDYALGWSIAIGAPFSFITTLENEYKSDIFGERGILLGAVYGVVESLFMRYISHGMNSKHAYLSTVESIVGPISRLISKKGLLAVYEFFHGNEKKIFEKAFCATYNPALGLLYEIYDEVDTGNEIRSILMAVKRTELYPMTKIENTKMWQVGNKVREHRMNDNIQLHPFTAGVYLAIITAQIDILKEKGHAYSEIANESVIEAVDSLNPYMHARGLSYMIDNCSITARFGARKWAPRFHYMLEEQVYPQIDYIYKINQELIQYFTDHPIHGVLDTCAKLRPSVDIYVEK from the coding sequence ATGGGATTAGATTTTGAAAGTCGGATTTTCAAGAAGGAAGCAGTATATCTGGGAAAAGAGAAAGAGTATATTGTCAAAGGTGGAAGACAATTATTTTCAAAATTAAAGCAGGCCTTTATGGGTATTAATCAAATTGGAGTCATAGGCTGGGGGTCTCAAGGTTTTGCCCAGTCACAGAACCTGCGTGATTCCCTGAAGGGAACAGGAATAAATGTAAAGGTAGGTTTGCGCAAAGGCTCCGCTTCCATATCCAGTGCAGAAAAGGCCGGATTTTCAGCTAACACTAATGGAATTGGCGAATTGTTACAGGTTGTGGCGGAATCGGATTTAGTAATAATATTGATCTCAGACGCAGCCCAGGTGGAGCTTTATCCGGAAATCATCAAAAATATTAAACCGGGCGCTACTCTAGGATTTTCACACGGTTTTTTATTGGGCTATATAAATACAGAAGGGATAAGTTTTCCGGATAATATAAATATAATTGGAGTATGCCCCAAAGGCATGGGGCTATCTGTTCGACGTTTATATGAACAGGGGAAAGAAATTGGTGGAGCAGGAATCAACACAAGCTTTGCCATTCACCGGGATGTTACAGGCAATGCAGTTGATTATGCCCTGGGTTGGTCGATTGCAATTGGAGCGCCCTTCTCTTTTATCACGACCCTGGAAAATGAATATAAGTCAGATATCTTCGGAGAAAGAGGGATACTGCTGGGCGCAGTTTACGGAGTTGTTGAGAGTTTATTCATGCGTTATATATCGCATGGAATGAACTCGAAGCATGCCTATCTATCAACTGTTGAATCGATCGTTGGTCCTATATCCAGGTTAATATCAAAAAAAGGACTTTTGGCTGTTTACGAATTTTTTCACGGTAATGAAAAAAAAATATTTGAAAAAGCATTTTGCGCTACATACAACCCGGCCCTGGGGCTATTATATGAAATTTATGACGAAGTAGATACAGGCAATGAGATTCGATCAATTCTGATGGCTGTTAAAAGGACAGAACTCTATCCAATGACAAAAATCGAAAATACTAAGATGTGGCAGGTTGGAAATAAAGTACGCGAGCATCGAATGAATGACAATATCCAATTGCATCCCTTTACTGCAGGAGTATACCTGGCAATAATTACAGCTCAGATTGATATTTTAAAAGAAAAGGGACATGCTTACTCAGAGATAGCCAATGAATCAGTTATTGAAGCGGTTGATTCGCTAAACCCATATATGCATGCAAGGGGTTTATCCTATATGATCGACAACTGCTCTATTACAGCCAGATTTGGCGCTCGCAAATGGGCCCCTCGATTCCATTACATGTTAGAAGAACAGGTTTATCCGCAGATTGACTATATATACAAAATCAACCAAGAACTTATTCAATACTTTACAGATCATCCGATACATGGTGTTTTGGATACCTGCGCAAAACTGCGCCCCAGTGTTGACATCTATGTTGAAAAATAA